The proteins below come from a single Paracoccus sp. SCSIO 75233 genomic window:
- a CDS encoding ABC transporter ATP-binding protein, which produces MIVLENITKIFYSRHVKNVVFQDLNMVFPGRTSIALLGRNGAGKSTLLRVMSGSLIPNSGRVLSDGNISFPIGLANSMHPHMSGSQNTKFIARIYGADTDSLKHFVEDFAELGEKFYLPVRTYSSGMKARLMFGINMGLKFDTYLIDEVSAVGDMNFKEKSEYLFKERMENAGAIFISHSMPLVRRMCTAGAVLENGKITYFDDLEEAIDRHQKNTMAGPGGAK; this is translated from the coding sequence ATGATCGTTCTCGAAAACATCACCAAGATTTTTTACTCGCGGCATGTCAAAAACGTCGTGTTTCAGGACCTGAACATGGTCTTCCCCGGACGCACCTCCATTGCGCTTCTGGGGCGGAACGGGGCGGGAAAGTCGACACTTCTGCGTGTCATGTCCGGCTCGCTCATCCCGAACTCGGGCCGGGTTCTCAGCGACGGGAATATCTCCTTTCCCATCGGTCTCGCCAACTCCATGCACCCGCATATGAGCGGGTCACAGAACACGAAATTCATCGCCCGCATCTATGGCGCGGATACAGATTCGCTGAAACATTTCGTCGAGGATTTTGCCGAGCTTGGCGAGAAATTCTACCTGCCCGTCCGCACCTATTCATCCGGGATGAAGGCGCGGCTGATGTTTGGCATCAATATGGGGCTGAAATTCGATACCTACCTGATCGACGAGGTCTCGGCGGTCGGGGACATGAATTTCAAGGAAAAAAGCGAATATCTGTTCAAGGAGCGGATGGAGAACGCGGGCGCGATCTTCATCAGCCACTCCATGCCGCTGGTCCGGCGCATGTGTACGGCGGGTGCGGTTCTGGAAAACGGCAAGATTACCTATTTCGACGATCTGGAAGAGGCGATTGACCGTCACCAGAAAAACACGATGGCGGGGCCGGGCGGCGCGAAGTAA
- a CDS encoding capsule biosynthesis protein: MNRVHDRLALVMDHASGYIGGRYTRRSPVIQESSMVETQMTTNPPQIAPAPRRRKQKRAGAGNNLVKFVMITSFLLMVIAPSAVWGWYLWNRAQDQYISTVGFSVRKEEADPTLDILGGLTQLTGSTTASDPDILYDFLRSQDIVATIDEKLDLVGIFSKRHDIDPVFAFDPSGSLEDLTSYWRKQVKVNYASSSQLITLEVMAFTPEDAKAIAEATFDESSQTINELSDIAREDATRFARNELEKAQDRLTAARQALTRFRMRTQIVDPEADLEGQMSVLTALQSQLVEAMVGQDTLRETARDNDPRVVQNQRRIDAIQAQIDAERAKFGEVGEGQNGESYAELVSEYEELAANLEFAETTYRSAQASYETALAEGQRQSRYLAAHIEPRLAESPQLPNRTMLLLRAFIGLLLGWSILLLSYYSMRDRR, from the coding sequence ATGAACAGGGTCCATGACCGGCTTGCGCTGGTCATGGACCACGCAAGCGGTTATATCGGCGGACGCTACACGCGGCGTTCGCCGGTGATACAGGAAAGCAGCATGGTCGAGACGCAGATGACGACGAACCCGCCCCAGATCGCCCCGGCACCCCGGCGGCGAAAGCAGAAGCGGGCCGGCGCCGGGAACAATCTGGTGAAGTTCGTCATGATCACCTCTTTCCTGCTGATGGTGATCGCACCCTCTGCCGTCTGGGGCTGGTATCTTTGGAACCGGGCGCAGGATCAGTATATCTCGACCGTCGGTTTTTCCGTGCGCAAGGAAGAGGCCGACCCGACGCTGGACATCCTTGGCGGGCTGACCCAGCTGACCGGATCGACCACGGCTTCCGACCCCGATATTCTTTATGATTTCCTGCGCAGTCAGGACATAGTCGCGACCATCGACGAAAAGCTGGATCTGGTCGGAATATTCTCCAAGCGGCATGATATCGACCCGGTTTTTGCCTTCGACCCGTCCGGCTCGCTGGAGGATTTGACCAGCTACTGGCGCAAGCAGGTCAAGGTCAACTACGCCTCCTCAAGCCAGCTTATCACGCTTGAGGTCATGGCCTTCACCCCGGAAGATGCGAAAGCCATTGCCGAGGCCACCTTCGACGAAAGCAGCCAGACCATCAACGAATTGTCCGACATTGCCCGCGAAGACGCCACCCGCTTCGCCCGAAACGAGCTGGAAAAAGCGCAGGACCGCCTGACCGCGGCCCGGCAGGCGCTGACCCGCTTCCGCATGCGAACCCAGATCGTCGACCCGGAGGCCGATCTGGAAGGGCAGATGAGCGTTCTGACCGCACTTCAGTCGCAGCTTGTGGAAGCAATGGTCGGGCAGGACACGCTGCGCGAAACCGCGCGCGACAACGACCCCCGTGTTGTACAGAACCAGCGCAGGATCGATGCGATTCAGGCCCAGATCGACGCGGAGCGCGCCAAATTCGGGGAAGTCGGGGAAGGCCAGAACGGCGAAAGCTACGCCGAACTCGTGTCCGAATATGAAGAGCTGGCGGCCAATCTTGAATTTGCCGAGACCACCTATCGCTCAGCGCAGGCGTCCTACGAAACCGCTTTGGCGGAAGGCCAGCGTCAATCCCGGTATCTGGCGGCGCATATCGAGCCGCGTCTGGCGGAGTCGCCCCAGCTTCCCAACCGAACCATGCTATTGCTGCGTGCCTTTATCGGGCTGCTTCTGGGCTGGTCCATCCTGCTGCTAAGCTATTACAGCATGCGCGACCGCCGCTAA